AGGAAAGACTTTATTAGCACAACAAAATAGTATTGCAGTATTAACTGTTGATCCTTCAAGTTTTAAAAACAAAGGAAGTATTCTAGCAGATAAAACAAGAATGGTCGATTTAGTAAACGATGATAATGCTTATATAAGAAGTTCTGCATCGCAAAATTTTTTAGGTGGTTTAAAAAGTACTTCTTACGAAACAATTCTGCTATGCGATATTTTTGGTTTTGATTACATTTTTGTAGAAAGTGTAGGTGTAGGTCAATCAGAAACCGACATTCAAAACTTAGTTGATATGGTGTTGATGATTATTGTTAGTAACACTGGCGATGAATTGCAAGGCATTAAACGAGGTATTATGGAAATTGTAGATGCTGTAATTATTAATAAAATAGATAATTCGGATAAATTACAAATTAAGACAACAAGCAATCAACTAAAACAAGCATTACATTTATTACAACCAAAGTACGATTTTTGGAATATACCTATACTACAAACAGATGCACTAACTAATAATAATATCAATTCAGTTATAGATAGTATTGATTTATATTTTAATTATCTTATAAAAAATGATAAATTAGAGTATAATAAACATCAACAAAAAAAGCTTTGGCTTGAAGATAAACTCAAACAAAAGCTTTTAGAATTATTTATAAAAAATCCGAAATACCGCTCTATTGTAAATAATTTTCAGAGCAATATTTCGGAGTTTAATTTATATAGTATCAATCAAATAATAGATGAATTACAGATTGATATTATAGATTAATATACTTTACTTGCATTTAAGTAAGAACCACTTCCTGCAATAATATTTTTACTACTAGGCGATTCTTGTTTTGCTTCAAAAGTAACAACATCTCCAGCATTTAATTTTAATACGAAACTCATTTTCTGTGTAAATGCTTGAAGATATGGAACATTATCAATACTTGTTCTTTTTACTGTAGAACCAACTTTTGCTTGAAGTGTAACTTTACCATACAGTGCTTCCCAGTTTATAGAAACATCAAAACTATATACACCACTAGTTGGTGCAGTAAAACTTTTATTGGTAGTATTAAAAGCACTACCATCATCCCAAACTTCAGAATTAAAATTAACAGTACTCAATGTATTATTTGCAAATGTTTGATTACTTGTCATCTCAGCACCACAGCTTACGCCAACAGCACCACTACTAGTTAGAATTACAGAATCAACATTAGTAACTCTACCTTTTGCATCAACAGTTATTATTGGAATTGCAGTAGCACTTCCATAAGTTCCAGCAGTAACTCCAGTTGTAGTTAAAGTTGGATTCGGATAAGTACCAGTCAAATCACCACCAGCAGAACCATTAGGAGGAAGAGCAGTAGGAATTACACCACTAGCAATATCAGCAGCAGTAATGCTACCATTCGTAATTTCATTAGTACCAATAGTATTCGCACCAATTTGTAAGTTTGAGAAAGTACCACTAATGTCACCACCAGCAGTAGACGAAGTAGTAATGTCATCACTAGCATTCGTGTCACCAGTATTAGTAATAGTAGAACCAGAAATAGAAATTCCAGTACCAGCAATATATGTAGTACCCGTTGGTAGTGTTACACTATTCCCTCCAGAAATACTTAAAGAAGTTCCAGAGATAGATAAAGATTGAATTTCATTAGTTGAACTGACATCACCTGTATTAGAGATAGTTGTTCCAGAGATTGAAATACCTGTGCCTGCAGTATATGTTGTACCAGCATCAGTGCTAGGTGTCCAGCTAGAACCATTCCATTTTAAAACTTGTCCACTAGTAGGAGCAGTAGCACTAACAGCATTTCCTTGAATTTTTACCACATTTGGATTAGGGTAAGTGCCATTCAAATCACCACCAGCAGAACCACTAGGAGGAAGTGAAGTAGGAATTACGCCACTCGCAATATCAGCAGCAGTAATACTACCATCAGTTATTTCACTAGAACCAATAGCATTAGCTGCAATAGTTGGATTAGGATAGGTACCAGTTAAATCACCACCAGCAGTACCACTAGGAGGAAGTGAGG
Above is a genomic segment from Chitinophagales bacterium containing:
- the meaB gene encoding methylmalonyl Co-A mutase-associated GTPase MeaB; the protein is MNNKLSTYYIDGILKKDKVILSQTITLLESNLATDILIAEEIIDFCLQQERKAKVVGITGIPGVGKSSFINALGKTLLAQQNSIAVLTVDPSSFKNKGSILADKTRMVDLVNDDNAYIRSSASQNFLGGLKSTSYETILLCDIFGFDYIFVESVGVGQSETDIQNLVDMVLMIIVSNTGDELQGIKRGIMEIVDAVIINKIDNSDKLQIKTTSNQLKQALHLLQPKYDFWNIPILQTDALTNNNINSVIDSIDLYFNYLIKNDKLEYNKHQQKKLWLEDKLKQKLLELFIKNPKYRSIVNNFQSNISEFNLYSINQIIDELQIDIID